The Silurus meridionalis isolate SWU-2019-XX chromosome 16, ASM1480568v1, whole genome shotgun sequence genome has a segment encoding these proteins:
- the pa2g4b gene encoding proliferation-associated protein 2G4b: MSGDDEQQEQTIADDLVVTKYKMGADIANMAMRTLIEAAKPGVSVLSLCEKGDAFITAETSKVFKKEKEIKKGIAFPTCVSVNSCVCHFSPLKSDPDYTLQDGDLLKIDLGVHVDGFISNIAHSLVIGATKEAPVTGRKADVIKAAYLCAEAALRLVKPGNQNTQVTEAWNKIAESFKCTAIEGMLSHQLKQHIIDGEKTIIQNPSDQQRKDHEKAEFEVHEVYAVDVLISTGEGKAKDSGQRTTVYKRDPSKQYGLKMKTSRAFFSEVEKRYDTMPFTLRAFEDESKARLGVVECAKHELLQPFTVLHEKEGEYVAQFKFTVMLMANGPLRITSASFEPELYKSEHEVQDPELKALLQSSVSRKTQKKKKKKASKTAENATGQPMEVTETAK, encoded by the exons ATGTCAGGGGACGACGAGCAGCAAGAGCAGACCATCGCTGACGACTTGGTCGTCACCAAATACAAGATGGGCGCTGACATAGCGAACA TGGCTATGCGGACTCTCATCGAGGCGGCCAAGCCAGGAGTCTCTGTGCTCAGCCTGTGTGAGAAAGGAGACGCCTTCATCACTGCTGAGACGAGCAAGGTGTTTAAAAAGGAGAAGGAGATCAAGAAAG GTATCGCCTTCCCCACCTGCGTGTCCGTTAACAGCTGTGTGTGCCACTTCTCTCCTCTGAAGAGTGACCCTGACTACACACTGCAGGATGGAGACTTGCTTAAAAT TGATCTCGGAGTTCATGTGGACGGCTTCATCTCCAACATAGCTCACAGCCTCGTGATCGGAGCGACCAAG GAAGCTCCAGTGACGGGCCGGAAGGCGGACGTAATCAAAGCTGCCTACCTGTGTGCTGAAGCTGCTCTGCGGCTCGTTAAGCCTGGAAACCAG AACACTCAGGTCACCGAAGCCTGGAATAAGATCGCCGAATCCTTCAAGTGCACAGCCATTGAGG GAATGCTGTCCCATCAGCTGAAGCAGCACATCATCGATGGAGAGAAGACCATCATTCAGAACCCTTCAGACCAGCAGAG GAAGGATCATGAGAAAGCTGAGTTCGAGGTGCATGAAGTCTATGCTGTAGATGTGCTAATCAGCACAGGAGAGGGGAAG GCTAAAGACTCAGGGCAAAGAACCACCGTTTACAAGCGAGACCCAAGCAAGCAATATGGCTTGAAGATGAAGACCTCTCGGGCGTTTTTCAGCGAGGTGGAGAAACGCTACGACACCATGCCTTTCACTCTCAG GGCATTCGAGGATGAGAGCAAGGCTCGGCTGGGTGTTGTGGAGTGTGCCAAACATGAGCTGCTGCAGCCTTTCACCGTCCTGCATGAGAAGGAAG GCGAGTATGTGGCGCAGTTCAAATTCACCGTGATGCTGATGGCCAACGGGCCCCTGAGAATCACCAGCGCTTCCTTCGAGCCGGAGCTCTACAAGTCCGAGCATGAGGTGCAGGATCCTGAGCTGAAG GCATTGTTGCAAAGCTCAGTCAGCCGGAAGacccaaaagaagaagaaaaagaag GCCTCCAAGACAGCAGAGAATGCCACAGGACAACCGATGGAGGTGACGGAGACTGCCAAGTAG